The Brassica napus cultivar Da-Ae chromosome C7, Da-Ae, whole genome shotgun sequence genome has a segment encoding these proteins:
- the LOC106411340 gene encoding transcriptional corepressor LEUNIG isoform X2 yields MSQTNWEADKMLDVYIYDYLVKRDLKATAQAFQAEGKVSSDPVAIDAPGGFLFEWWSVFWDIFIARTNEKHSEVAASYIETQMIKAREQQMQQSQHPQVSQQQQQQQQQQIQMQQLLLQRAQQQQQQQHHQQQQQHQNQPPSQQQQPAPQHQQQSAPQQQQQQPQRRDGSLHANGSANGLVGNNSDPVMRQNPGSGSALANNKAYEERVKMPTQRESLDEAAMKRFGDNAGQLLDPNHASLLKSSGASGQHAGQVLHGASGGMSPQVQGQNQQLPGSAVDIKSEINPVLTPRTAVPEGSLIGIPGSNQGSNLTLKGWPLTGFDQLRSGLLQQQKPFMQSPQSFHQLNMLTPQHQQQLMMTQQNLNSQSVNEENRRLKMLLNNRSMSLGKDGLGSSVGDVLPNVGSSLQPGGPLLPRGDTDMLLKLKMALLHQQQQQGGGNIPQPQTLNQQALSNQQSQSSNHNIHQQDKLGGVGSITMDGSMSNSYRGSEQVLKNQSGRKRKQPVSSSGPANSTGTANTTGPSPSSAPSTPSTHTPGEVMPNLPHNGGSSKPMVMFGSDGAGTLTSPSNQLADMDRFVEDGSLDDNVESFLSHEDGDQRDAVGRCMDVSKGFTFTEVNSVRASTGKVICCHFSSDGKMLASAGHDKKAVIWHTDTMKPKTTLEEHTALITDVRFSPSLPRLATSSFDKTVRVWDADNKGYSLRNFIGHSSMVTSLDFHPNKDDLICSCDNDGEIRYWSINNGSCTRVYKGGSTQMRFQPRVGKYLAASSSNVVSVLDVETQACRHSLQGHANPINSVCWDPSGDFLATVSEDMVKVWTLGTGSEGECIHELSCNGNKFSSCVFHPTYPSLLVIGCYQSLELWNMSENKTMALPAHEGLIASLAVSTATGLVASASHDKLVKLWK; encoded by the exons ATGTCTCAGACCAACTGGGAAGCTGATAaaat GTTGGATGTGTATATCTACGATTATCTGGTGAAAAGAGATTTAAAAGCTACAGCTCAGGCTTTCCAAGCGGAAGGCAAAGTGTCATCGGATCCAGTCG CTATTGACGCACCTGGAGGATTTCTCTTTGAGTGGTGGTCTGTCTTCTGGGATATATTTATTGCTAGGACCAATGAGAAGCATTCTGAGGTCGCCGCATCTTACATTGAG acaCAGATGATTAAAGCGCGAGAACAGCAAATGCAGCAATCTCAACACCCACAGGTCTcacagcagcaacaacaacaacagcagcaGCAAATACAGATGCAACAACTCTTGTTACAACGTGCCCAacaacagcagcagcaacaacatcatcagcaacaacaacaacatcaaaacCAACCGCCTTCTCAACAGCAGCAGCCAGCTCCTCAACACCAACAGCAGTCGGCAccacagcagcagcagcagcagccacAGAGGAGAGATGGGTCTCTCCATGCAAATGGATCAGCAAATGGACTTGTTGGTAATAACAGCGACCCAGTTATGAGGCAAAATCCTGGGTCTGGGAGTGCCTTAGCTAATAACAAGGCATACGAGGAGAGGGTCAAAATGCCTACTCAGAGAGAGTCTTTAGACGAGGCTGCTATGAAG CGATTTGGGGACAATGCTGGGCAACTGTTGGATCCTAATCATGCATCGCTGTTGAAATCTTCTGGAGCTTCTGGACAACATGCAGG GCAAGTGTTACATGGTGCAAGTGGTGGTATGTCTCCACAGGTTCAAGGTCAAAACCAGCAACTTCCTGGATCTGCAGTG GATATAAAAAGTGAGATCAATCCTGTGCTCACTCCCAGAACCGCTGTTCCAGAAGGGTCCTTGATTGGAATCCCTG GCTCAAATCAAGGCAGCAACCTTACACTTAAAGGGTGGCCACTCACT GGGTTTGATCAGCTTCGTTCTGGTCTTCTTCAACAGCAAAAACCGTTTATGCAGTCTCCGCAGTCATTTCACCAGCTCAACATGTTGACTCCGCAGCATCAGCAACAGCTCATGATGACTCAACAGAATCTAAACTCACAATCCGTCAATGAAGAGAACAGGAGACTAAAAATGCTACTGAACAACAGGAGCATGAGCCTTGGAAAAGATGGCCTTGGGAGTTCAGTCGGGGATGTGTTACCTAATGTTGGGTCGTCTTTACAACCTGGCGGTCCTCTTTTGCCTCGTGGAGACACTGATATGCTACTAAAG TTAAAGATGGCTCTATTGCATCAGCAGCAACAGCAGGGTGGTGGAAATATACCACAGCCGCAGACACTTAATCAGCAAGCCCTTTCAAACCAGCAATCACAGAGCTCAAATCACAACATTCATCAACAAGATAAACTGGGAGGGGTTGGTAGTATTACAATGGATGGTAGCATGTCAAATTCTTATAGAGGAAGTGAACAG GTACTGAAGAATCAGAGTGGGAGGAAAAGAAAGCAACCAGTTTCGTCTTCTGGACCAGCTAATAGTACAGGAACGGCTAACACTACTGGACCATCCCCAAGCTCAGCACCTTCTACACCTTCAACTCATACTCCTGGAGAGGTGATGCCTAATCTGCCTCATAATGGTGGTTCATCCAAACCAATGGTTATGTTTGGCTCTGATGGAGCTGGGACCCTTACATCTCCATCAAATCAGTTG GCTGATATGGATCGGTTTGTGGAAGATGGGTCACTTGACGACAACGTTGAGTCTTTCTTATCACATGAGGATGGTGATCAAAGGGATGCAGTTGGACGGTGTATGGATGTTAGTAAAG GTTTCACGTTTACTGAAGTGAATTCAGTACGTGCGAGCACAGGCAAAGTTATCTGCTGCCACTTCTCATCGGATGGAAAAATGCTTGCTAGTGCCGGACATGACAAAAAG GCTGTCATATGGCACACTGACACTATGAAGCCAAAGACCACCCTTGAGGAGCACACAGCTCTGATTACAGATGTCCGTTTTAGTCCTAGCCTGCCTCGCCTTGCAACTTCTTCATTTGACAAAACCGTCAGGGTTTGGGATGCTGATAAT AAAGGCTACTCCCTTCGTAACTTCATCGGACATTCTTCTATGGTGACGTCACTTGACTTCCATCCCAACAAGGATGATCTCATATGTTCATGTGATAATGATGGCGAAATAAGGTACTGGAGCATCAACAATGGTAGTTGCACAAGAGTGTACAAG GGTGGTAGCACTCAGATGAGGTTCCAACCACGTGTTGGAAAGTATCTCGCAGCTTCATCATCAAATGTTGTATCAGTACTTGATGTTGAGACACAAGCTTGTCGACACTCTTTACAG GGCCATGCTAATCCGATAAACTCTGTTTGCTGGGATCCTTCTGGTGACTTCTTGGCAACGGTTAGTGAAGATATGGTTAAAGTTTGGACGCTGGGGACAGGTAGTGAAGGAGAATGTATTCATGAGTTAAGCTGCAACGGCAACAAATTTTCGTCTTGTGTTTTCCATCCGACTTACCCTTCACTACTCGTAATTGGTTGTTACCAG TCTTTAGAACTATGGAACATGTCAGAGAACAAGACGATGGCGTTGCCTGCTCACGAAGGGCTAATTGCATCATTGGCTGTTTCTACTGCAACTGGATTGGTTGCATCAGCTAGTCACGACAAGCTAGTGAAGCTGTGGAAGTGA
- the LOC106407156 gene encoding protein PXR1, with protein sequence MVGGGNRRDEGSMRPIQNTNLFAALDTRRKKKKSDKGKGSSVIKEPEPQVFWAPTPLKAKAWADIDSDDEDDDYFATTAPLPQPLWSASDAKEVHVEESESEEDVLDEGDDDDDLEEEHETQVHPEAEPEVKKAPEVPAPPKEAERQLSKKERKQKEQAEFDALLADFGVAPKDSNGQDKQEKKEVNGDGDKKENTTGESKASKKKKKKDKQKEVKESSQDEVKSNADAAAGESGEQESEEASSSMDIKERLKKIASVKKKKSSKETDAAAKVAAQEAAARKAKLAAAKKKKEKSHYNQQPVR encoded by the exons atggtTGGTGGAGGAAACAGGAGAGACGAAGGATCGATGAGGCCGATTCAAAACACAAACTTGTTCGCCGCTTTGGATActcggaggaagaagaagaagtccgATAAGGGCAAAGGCTCCTCCGTCATTAAGGAGCCTGAGCCACAGGTCTTCTGGGCGCCTACTCCTCTAAAGGCAAAGGCTTGGGCTGATATTGATAGTGACGATGAAGACGATGACTATTTCGCCACCACTGCTCCTCTTCCTCAGCCCTTGTGGAGTGCTTCCGATGCAAAAGAGGTTCACGTCGAG GAAAGTGAAAGTGAAGAAGATGTTCTTGAtgaaggtgatgatgatgatgatttggagGAAGAGCATGAGACACAGGTTCATCCAGAAGCAGAGCCTGAGGTGAAAAAGGCTCCTGAAGTTCCTGCACCACCTAAGGAGGCAGAGAGGCAGCTTTCCAAGAAAGAGAGGAAACAGAAGGAACAAGCTGAGTTTGATGCTTTGTTAGCAGATTTTGGTGTTGCACCCAAGGATAGCAATGGTCAAG ATAagcaagaaaagaaagaagtcAATGGAGATGGAGACAAGAAGGAGAACACAACCGGAGAATCAAAGGcctcaaagaagaagaaaaagaaggataAACAGAAGGAAGTAAAAGAATCATCTCAGGATGAAGTAAAGAGCAACGCAGATGCTGCTGCAGGTGAGTCTGGTGAGCAGGAGAGCGAGGAGGCCTCTTCTTCCATGGATATCAAAGAACGGCTGAAGAAGATTGCatcagtgaagaagaagaaatcaagcAAAGAGACGGATGCTGCTGCAAAAGTTGCTGCACAAGAAGCAGCTGCTAGGAAGGCAAAGCTGGCTGccgcaaagaagaagaaagagaagagtcACTACAATCAACAGCCAGTGAGGTGA
- the LOC106411340 gene encoding transcriptional corepressor LEUNIG isoform X1 translates to MSQTNWEADKMLDVYIYDYLVKRDLKATAQAFQAEGKVSSDPVAIDAPGGFLFEWWSVFWDIFIARTNEKHSEVAASYIETQMIKAREQQMQQSQHPQVSQQQQQQQQQQIQMQQLLLQRAQQQQQQQHHQQQQQHQNQPPSQQQQPAPQHQQQSAPQQQQQQPQRRDGSLHANGSANGLVGNNSDPVMRQNPGSGSALANNKAYEERVKMPTQRESLDEAAMKRFGDNAGQLLDPNHASLLKSSGASGQHAGQVLHGASGGMSPQVQGQNQQLPGSAVDIKSEINPVLTPRTAVPEGSLIGIPGRFWLSVSNVVKLFSARKNLIMILFPVSGSNQGSNLTLKGWPLTGFDQLRSGLLQQQKPFMQSPQSFHQLNMLTPQHQQQLMMTQQNLNSQSVNEENRRLKMLLNNRSMSLGKDGLGSSVGDVLPNVGSSLQPGGPLLPRGDTDMLLKLKMALLHQQQQQGGGNIPQPQTLNQQALSNQQSQSSNHNIHQQDKLGGVGSITMDGSMSNSYRGSEQVLKNQSGRKRKQPVSSSGPANSTGTANTTGPSPSSAPSTPSTHTPGEVMPNLPHNGGSSKPMVMFGSDGAGTLTSPSNQLADMDRFVEDGSLDDNVESFLSHEDGDQRDAVGRCMDVSKGFTFTEVNSVRASTGKVICCHFSSDGKMLASAGHDKKAVIWHTDTMKPKTTLEEHTALITDVRFSPSLPRLATSSFDKTVRVWDADNKGYSLRNFIGHSSMVTSLDFHPNKDDLICSCDNDGEIRYWSINNGSCTRVYKGGSTQMRFQPRVGKYLAASSSNVVSVLDVETQACRHSLQGHANPINSVCWDPSGDFLATVSEDMVKVWTLGTGSEGECIHELSCNGNKFSSCVFHPTYPSLLVIGCYQSLELWNMSENKTMALPAHEGLIASLAVSTATGLVASASHDKLVKLWK, encoded by the exons ATGTCTCAGACCAACTGGGAAGCTGATAaaat GTTGGATGTGTATATCTACGATTATCTGGTGAAAAGAGATTTAAAAGCTACAGCTCAGGCTTTCCAAGCGGAAGGCAAAGTGTCATCGGATCCAGTCG CTATTGACGCACCTGGAGGATTTCTCTTTGAGTGGTGGTCTGTCTTCTGGGATATATTTATTGCTAGGACCAATGAGAAGCATTCTGAGGTCGCCGCATCTTACATTGAG acaCAGATGATTAAAGCGCGAGAACAGCAAATGCAGCAATCTCAACACCCACAGGTCTcacagcagcaacaacaacaacagcagcaGCAAATACAGATGCAACAACTCTTGTTACAACGTGCCCAacaacagcagcagcaacaacatcatcagcaacaacaacaacatcaaaacCAACCGCCTTCTCAACAGCAGCAGCCAGCTCCTCAACACCAACAGCAGTCGGCAccacagcagcagcagcagcagccacAGAGGAGAGATGGGTCTCTCCATGCAAATGGATCAGCAAATGGACTTGTTGGTAATAACAGCGACCCAGTTATGAGGCAAAATCCTGGGTCTGGGAGTGCCTTAGCTAATAACAAGGCATACGAGGAGAGGGTCAAAATGCCTACTCAGAGAGAGTCTTTAGACGAGGCTGCTATGAAG CGATTTGGGGACAATGCTGGGCAACTGTTGGATCCTAATCATGCATCGCTGTTGAAATCTTCTGGAGCTTCTGGACAACATGCAGG GCAAGTGTTACATGGTGCAAGTGGTGGTATGTCTCCACAGGTTCAAGGTCAAAACCAGCAACTTCCTGGATCTGCAGTG GATATAAAAAGTGAGATCAATCCTGTGCTCACTCCCAGAACCGCTGTTCCAGAAGGGTCCTTGATTGGAATCCCTGGTAGGTTTTGGTTAAGCGTGTCAAATGTTGTAAAACTATTTTCAGCTCGCAAGAATTTGATTATGATCTTGTTTCCTGTTTCAGGCTCAAATCAAGGCAGCAACCTTACACTTAAAGGGTGGCCACTCACT GGGTTTGATCAGCTTCGTTCTGGTCTTCTTCAACAGCAAAAACCGTTTATGCAGTCTCCGCAGTCATTTCACCAGCTCAACATGTTGACTCCGCAGCATCAGCAACAGCTCATGATGACTCAACAGAATCTAAACTCACAATCCGTCAATGAAGAGAACAGGAGACTAAAAATGCTACTGAACAACAGGAGCATGAGCCTTGGAAAAGATGGCCTTGGGAGTTCAGTCGGGGATGTGTTACCTAATGTTGGGTCGTCTTTACAACCTGGCGGTCCTCTTTTGCCTCGTGGAGACACTGATATGCTACTAAAG TTAAAGATGGCTCTATTGCATCAGCAGCAACAGCAGGGTGGTGGAAATATACCACAGCCGCAGACACTTAATCAGCAAGCCCTTTCAAACCAGCAATCACAGAGCTCAAATCACAACATTCATCAACAAGATAAACTGGGAGGGGTTGGTAGTATTACAATGGATGGTAGCATGTCAAATTCTTATAGAGGAAGTGAACAG GTACTGAAGAATCAGAGTGGGAGGAAAAGAAAGCAACCAGTTTCGTCTTCTGGACCAGCTAATAGTACAGGAACGGCTAACACTACTGGACCATCCCCAAGCTCAGCACCTTCTACACCTTCAACTCATACTCCTGGAGAGGTGATGCCTAATCTGCCTCATAATGGTGGTTCATCCAAACCAATGGTTATGTTTGGCTCTGATGGAGCTGGGACCCTTACATCTCCATCAAATCAGTTG GCTGATATGGATCGGTTTGTGGAAGATGGGTCACTTGACGACAACGTTGAGTCTTTCTTATCACATGAGGATGGTGATCAAAGGGATGCAGTTGGACGGTGTATGGATGTTAGTAAAG GTTTCACGTTTACTGAAGTGAATTCAGTACGTGCGAGCACAGGCAAAGTTATCTGCTGCCACTTCTCATCGGATGGAAAAATGCTTGCTAGTGCCGGACATGACAAAAAG GCTGTCATATGGCACACTGACACTATGAAGCCAAAGACCACCCTTGAGGAGCACACAGCTCTGATTACAGATGTCCGTTTTAGTCCTAGCCTGCCTCGCCTTGCAACTTCTTCATTTGACAAAACCGTCAGGGTTTGGGATGCTGATAAT AAAGGCTACTCCCTTCGTAACTTCATCGGACATTCTTCTATGGTGACGTCACTTGACTTCCATCCCAACAAGGATGATCTCATATGTTCATGTGATAATGATGGCGAAATAAGGTACTGGAGCATCAACAATGGTAGTTGCACAAGAGTGTACAAG GGTGGTAGCACTCAGATGAGGTTCCAACCACGTGTTGGAAAGTATCTCGCAGCTTCATCATCAAATGTTGTATCAGTACTTGATGTTGAGACACAAGCTTGTCGACACTCTTTACAG GGCCATGCTAATCCGATAAACTCTGTTTGCTGGGATCCTTCTGGTGACTTCTTGGCAACGGTTAGTGAAGATATGGTTAAAGTTTGGACGCTGGGGACAGGTAGTGAAGGAGAATGTATTCATGAGTTAAGCTGCAACGGCAACAAATTTTCGTCTTGTGTTTTCCATCCGACTTACCCTTCACTACTCGTAATTGGTTGTTACCAG TCTTTAGAACTATGGAACATGTCAGAGAACAAGACGATGGCGTTGCCTGCTCACGAAGGGCTAATTGCATCATTGGCTGTTTCTACTGCAACTGGATTGGTTGCATCAGCTAGTCACGACAAGCTAGTGAAGCTGTGGAAGTGA
- the LOC106409917 gene encoding probable boron transporter 7 translates to MEGVVNTPFAGIIHDFKGRRKCYKQDWLAAFNSGVRILAPTLYIFIASALPVIAFGEQLSRETDRSLGIVESLASTAICGIIHSIFGGQPLLIVGVAEPTIIMYTYLHSFSKGRPELGQKLYLAWAGWVCVWTAVLLILLATLNASNIISRFTRIAGELFGMLITVLFFQEAVKGVLGEFLVPKSGDPRLEVYQFQWRYTNGLLAVIFAFGLLYTALKSRRARSWRYGFRWMRGFIGDYGTLLMLVLWSAFSFTVPRDIPEGVPRRLELPLPWDPESLYHWTVVKDMGKVPPLFILAAFIPAIMIAGLYFFDHCVSAQMAQQKEFNLKNPPAYHYDIFILGIMTLICGLLGLPPSNGVIPQSPMHTKSLAVLKRQQMRKKMVQKAKECMKAKASKSEIYGKMQDVFIEMETSPKATSVVKELENLKEAVMKADDGGGGGDTKGKKFDPEVHIEDHLPVRVNEQRVSNLLQSILVGLLIFAVPLLRMIPTSVLWGYFTYMAVDSLPGNQFWERLLLLFITPGRRFKVLEGLHSSFMEIVPYKSIVMFTLFQLLYFLICYGVTWIPVGGILFPLPFFFLIAIRQYILPKIFDPAHLQVLDSSEYEEMAGAPHNIPLSSVEIIEDEFYDAEILDEITTSRGELKHRTLSVREGRSQMVYPENSGHS, encoded by the exons ATGGAGGGAGTAGTAAACACACCCTTTGCGGGAATCATTCACGAtttcaaaggaagaagaaagtgCTACAAACAAGACTGGCTTGCTGCCTTCAACTCTGGTGTTAG GATACTGGCTCCAACTCTCTACATTTTCATTGCCTCTGCATTGCCTGTGATTGCCTTCGGCGAGCAGTTAAGCAGAGAGACAGATCGAAGTCTTGGCATAGTGGAATCATTAGCTTCCACAGCTATTTGTGGAATCATCCATTCTATTTTTGGTGGACAACCTCTGTTGATAGTAGGGGTTGCTGAGCCCACTATTATTATGTATACATACCTTCACAGCTTCAGCAAAGGCAGGCCTGAACTGGGTCAGAAACTCTACTTAGCCTGGGCAGGATG GGTGTGTGTCTGGACAGCTGTTTTGCTTATCCTTCTTGCAACGTTAAACGCATCAAACATCATTTCTAGATTCACCAGAATTGCAGGAGAGCTTTTTGGAATGCTGATAACCGTTCTGTTTTTCCAAGAGGCTGTTAAG GGAGTTCTCGGGGAGTTTCTTGTACCAAAATCTGGAGATCCAAGACTGGAAGTGTATCAGTTTCAGTGGCGGTACACCAATGGACTTCTTGCAGTTATCTTCGCATTTGGCCTTCTTTACACTGCTCTTAAAAGCAGGAGAGCAAGATCATGGAGATATGGCTTTA GGTGGATGCGAGGTTTTATCGGAGACTATGGAACTCTCCTGATGCTTGTGTTGTGGAGTGCGTTCTCCTTCACAGTCCCTAGAGATATTCCAGAAGGAGTTCCAAGAAGGCTCGAACTACCTCTTCCTTGGGACCCTGAGTCGTTGTATCACTGGACAGTAGTCAAg GATATGGGAAAGGTCCCACCTCTTTTCATTCTTGCTGCATTTATACCAGCAATCATGATAGCAGGTCTATACTTCTTTGATCACTGTGTATCTGCACAAATGGCTCAGCAGAAGGAGTTTAATCTGAAAAATCCACCAGCTTATCACTATGACATCTTTATTTTAGGAATCATG ACACTGATCTGTGGATTACTTGGACTTCCTCCTTCAAATGGAGTCATTCCACAGTCCCCTATGCACACAAAGAGTCTTGCGGTTCTTAAGAGGCAGCAAATGCGAAAGAAAATGGTCCAGAAGGCCAAAGAATGCATGAAGGCAAAAGCAAGCAAGTCAGAGATCTATGGGAAGATGCAAGATGTGTTTATAGAAATGGAAACATCACCCAAG GCTACCTCAGTGGTGAAAGAGCTAGAAAACTTGAAAGAAGCAGTGATGAAAGCAGAcgatggaggaggaggaggagacacAAAGGGGAAGAAGTTTGATCCGGAAGTACATATTGAAGATCATTTGCCTGTTAGAGTAAATGAGCAGAGAGTGAGCAATCTCTTGCAATCAATCCTTGTTGGATTGTTGATATTCGCAGTACCACTTCTCAGAATGATACCAACTTCAGTTCTATGGGGTTACTTCACTTACATGGCTGTTGATAGTCTCCCCGGGAACCAATTCTGGGAAAGACTTTTGTTACTTTTCATCACTCCTGGTCGTCGATTCAA AGTTCTTGAAGGTTTACATTCATCATTTATGGAGATTGTACCATACAAGTCCATTGTTATGTTTACACTCTTCCAGCTTCTGTATTTTCTGATATGTTATGGAGTGACATGGATACCTGTAGGAGGGATTCTGTTCCCTTTGCCATTTTTCTTCCTCATTGCAATAAGACAATACATCCTCCCCAAGATATTTGATCCAGCTCATCTCCAAGTTTTAGATTCTTCAGAGTATGAAGAGATGGCTGGTGCACCACATAATATTCCTTTGAGTTCGGTAGAGATCATTGAGGACGAGTTTTACGATGCAGAGATTTTGGATGAGATTACTACTAGCAGAGGTGAACTCAAGCATAGAACCTTAAGTGTCAGGGAGGGCAGATCCCAAATG GTGTATCCGGAAAACAGTGGACATTCCTAA